The genomic DNA AAAAGTCCCCACCACATATTTAAGTTTTGTGGACCCAATCCTCCAAAAGAAGAAATAATAAAAAGTGCGGCCACACCAAATAAAATACTAAGAAAGAGGATGAAGTAAATTTTAAAATTTGAGGCGTGCATTAATTTAGCGTGCAAAAAAAGTAAACCCGCTCCAATAGTGATTAGAATAGAACCTTCCATAGGATCCAGGGCGCCAAATATAACTGTGAATACGCCCAAATACTTTAACCACTTTATCCAACTAGGAATTGAAACTTTTTGCATTGCATTTTCCATTAGGCTCAAAGGTAAAAGCTATTTTATAGTCCGATTTTAGGATTAACGCAGTTTAACGCCATGAACGTGTTTAGACTGCTAAATAGCGTTAAAATTATTTGAAAAGGCTAATACTTTGCCCCGCCGGCACCAATATTTTCAATGGGATGCCAGGTGGTTTTTATTTCCTGTAAATCCATAATCAAATACGGATTTTGATTTTCGGGTTTGGTCCAATCTTTGTTCCAAAAAAAAGTTCTCTTTACATTAAGCGATGCATTTTCACCAATACTTTTTATTTCTTCCTTACTTTTTCGGCAATACACTGTAGCATTTACATCCATGTGTGAAGAAAAATGTGTGTGTAATTCTTTAGTGGTACCGGTAATAATATTCACCACGCCGGCCGGTAAATCAGAGGTAGCCAATACCTCGGCAAAACTGATGGCACAAAGCGGTAATTTTTCACTGGCTAAAACCACGCAGGTATTTCCGCCGGCAATCACCGGGCATATCACACTTATTAATCCAAGTAAGGTACTTTCTTCAGGAGCAATAACAGATATTACGCCCATAGGTTCAGGCACTGAAAAATTAAAGTGCGGTGTTGAAACCGGATTTACTGAACTGAATAATTGTTTGTATTTATCGCACCAACCCGCATAGTGTACTAAGCGGTCAACACTTTGTTTTACTTCTGCTTCAGCCGTTTTTTTGGGTATACCCATGCTTAACATTTCTTCAACAAACTGTGCTTTTCTGCCTTCCAGCATTTCAGCAATACGGTAAATTATTTGTGAGCGGTTAAAAGCGGCACGGGTACTCCAACTGTTAAATGCACTACGTGCAGCAACCACTGCATTCCGAAAATCTTTACGAGAGGATAGACAAATATTAGCAATGGTATTTTTTTTATTTTTCAGTTCATAATACCTTCCACTTTCCGTACGCGGAAACTGACCCCCAATATAAATTTTATAGGTTTTTAGTATTTCTATTCTGTCCATGGTTTATTGAATAAGTAAATATAATAAGTTATAGCGACATGGCAATTCCAAATATTGACCGAATAAGCAAGCCATTTAAGATTGAGGGCTTACTAGTCCTGTTTTTTTATTTAATAGAAAAAGTAATTAAAGGGATGATCATCCGATTTGTAATGCTGAGCTGACAAGGCAAAATTAAAAACTCAATACTTTCTCTTTCTTTTCTTTCTTGATAAAGAAAAGAAACAAAAGAAATCAAGCCTTCAAGGCAATTCTTAAATTTTGATATAAATTTTTTATTGTCGCCACGAAGGCGTCATACTGCGTTTATGTATATTTGACGCTGACGTGGCTCCGTAATTTTAATAGTGCTAAATAGTTTAATGCTTAAATAAAATCTAAAATTACCCGCAGAAAAATTTATCTCAAAATTCTTAACAGAATTTCCTTGAGGGCGATAATATTCATTTTCAAGCTTTTTTTTCATCGCGGCGGATTTATCAAGAAAAAATAAAACTATTTATTATTTCATGACAAAATCGTCATTATAATTGCTTGTTTTGGTGATAAATTAAATTGAAGCATTGACACCACCTCTGCATGTATCGGTATGACAAAAACGAGTTTTGCGTGAGGGATAGAAGCGAAAATCCTTTTGTGAGGAACGAACAAAAGATTGCAGCGAATAGCCCGACCCCCAATAGTAAAACGTTAATTGAACATAAACAAAATCGTTTTACGTATTGGGGGGCACGCCCAAATAAAAATTCCACCAAAAACATTATTATTCCCTACCCCATTTCGCGTGATTTATGTCCAAACATTAAAACGTTTAACAGATTTTAAAACATTTCATGTAACAAAATAAGCCTGTGCTTCGTCAAACTACTAAAACCCTATATTATGAAAAATATAATTTTAATTACGGCCTTACTAATTACCGGTTTAGGAATTTTAAAAGGCCACAACGGAAAAGAACACGAATCGATCATGGAAAAAATTCGTAAAAACATTAACCTGTCGGAACAAGCCCAGGGTAAACAATCATCTATACAAGTAAATGTATTGTTTAAAGTAAATGAAAGCGGTCAGGTGATTGAGGCCAATGCGCAAACAGAAAATAAACAAGTTAAAAAAGAATTGGAAGAGCAGTTTCTTAAACTTAGTTTTAACGGCTTAAAAGCTTGTGTAACTAATACCGCACCTATTCGTTTTACAATTTATTAGGCGCTGGAAGCCTTGCGGCACTAGGCTTTTACAGCTTTTAACAATTTAGCTACAAATTGTAGCAAGGCTTTGCTACTTTCTGCATATACCTTTGTTGTGCACTAGTTAAGGTAAACTGAGTGAAAAGAAGTGAAGGGGAAGTAAACAGTTTATCTTAACTTAAGCACAAAACCGATGAGCGGTTTTATTAAAGGAAAAAAATAAAAAATAAATATATGGCTAGAAAAAATGCAGAAGATCTTATGGAAGAGGAGATCAACAAAACGGTAAACGCCGAAAAATTAAAGGCTCTTCAATTAACTTTAGATAAGTTAGAAAAAACCTATGGTAAAGGTACCATCATGAAATTGGGCGACAGCCAGGTAGAACACATTGAAGCAATTAGTACAGGCTCTTTAGGTTTGGATATTGCTTTAGGTATTGGGGGATTACCAAAAGGGCGCGTAGTAGAAATATACGGACCTGAATCATCCGGTAAAACTACGTTGGCCATACACGCTATTGCTAACGTGCAAAAAACAGGAGGCATTGCCGCCATTATTGATGCGGAACATGCTTTCGACAGATTTTATGCTGAGAAGCTGGGTGTAAATACCGAGAATCTTTTAATATCACAACCTGATAATGGAGAACAGGCTTTAGAAATTGCCGATAATTTAATACGAAGTGGTGCTGTAGATTTAGTGGTGATTGATTCGGTTGCGGCCTTAACGCCCAAAGCTGAAATTGAAGGAGAGATGGGTGACAGCAGAATGGGATTGCAGGCGAGATTAATGAGCCAGGCTTTGCGTAAGTTAACGGGCACCATTAATAAAACAGGATGCTGCTGTATATTTATTAATCAGTTACGCGAAAAAATTGGAATCATGTTTGGGAATCCGGAAACAACAACCGGTGGAAATGCATTGAAGTTTTACGCATCGGTACGTTTGGATATTCGCAGAATTTCACAAATTAAAGATGGAGAAACCGTAAGTGGTAACCGCGCCAGAGTAAAAGTAATTAAGAACAAGGTGGCTCCCCCTTTCCGCATGGCGGAGTTCGATATTATTTTTGGAGAAGGAATTAGTAAGGTTGGAGAAATAATTGATATTGGAGTAGAAAAAGGAATAATTAAAAAATCGGGATCGTGGTTTAGTTATGACGATACTAAATTAGGACAGGGAAGAGAGTCGGTTAAAGCTTTATTTATTGAAAACCCGGATTTAGCCGAAGAGATAGAAAATAAAATTAAAGAGGCGCTGAAAGCAGAAGCGGCCGGATAAAAACTTAGGGGCGGTTAGCTGCGGGAAGATGCGTAGCGTTAGAATAGCTAACCGCTTTTTTTGCCAATTGAGTTTTAAAAATTCTCATTCAATAAAAATTTTTGGTTTTGATTTGATTTGAAAAAAACCACGGTGAGGGCCGTGGTTTTTTTGGGTTTGGTTCAAAATTATTTTTATTAATAAGTAGTTGATAAGACTACTGTATTAAAAAATTAGAAGTGAATAAGAGAAAGTAAATTTGCATAGAAGTGGAAATGAGCAAATTAATAGGCTGTAACAAGCTATAAGATGTGTGAAATCCTTCATGATTTATAAACTTGGTAATTCAATCGATTCAATTCAAATATGGTAAATAAATCCCCCTAGAATTAGTTCAAGGTGTTTTATTGCATCTTTCTGTGAATACAGGAAAATACAAAGCAATTAATCAATGGGCAAATGAATTAAGTCTTCAAATACATGAAGCAGAAAGTGCATTTATTAGATTGGAAGAAGACGGATATGTTGACAAATATAAATTAGGCGAAAGGCCAAGACTTGGATCTGCAAGACAGGACGTCTATGGATTTAAAATCTCAAATAAAGGAGAAGAGTATTTAAGTAAAGGCGGTTATCTTAAAAAAGAGAACTGGTTAATAAAGAACGACTTTACAAACTTAAAATGGATTATCAGTACTTTATTAGCAATTTTTGCTATTATTTTAAATTTCCTGAAAAAACCACATTAAAAGATGAATTTTATTTTGAACTGAACCTAACCACAATGAAAAAAATTCAATTCAACTTCTCAGACTTTGAAAACGGTTCCCTGCAAGCATCTAGGAAGAGACTAAAAAACTTTATTGGTGTTTTGAATATTGCAAATGCAAAAAATGTATTTGTGGTAAATGACTCTAAATTAATTGGTCGTAAAATTGTAGAAAACATATTTAATAAAACATTAAATTTAAGAGGCTAAACAAGCGTTTCCAATGGTTGAATTTTAGACCCAATGTTTGTGTTATTGCAATTATAAGAAATAAATTTAGATTAAATACTATTTACAAATACGAGCAAAATTAAAGCAAGATCAAGAAGAAAAAATGTATTAAATATAAACGATTTTGTTTATACAAAATTTCTTTAACTTAGAATTAGACTTTATGGCAAAATCTACACCAAATCAATCTGATTTCATAATCTACACTTCACAAGATGGCGAAGTACGAGTTGATGTATTCGTTAATGATGAAACAGTGTGGCTTACTCAAAAGGCAATGTCACATCTGTTTGGATGTAGCTCTGATAATATTTCACTTCATTTAAAAAATATTTTTAAAGAAGGTGAATTAGATAAGGAATCAGTTACCGAGGAATTCTCGGCAACTGCATCTGATGGTAAAAATTATAAAACCCATTTTTATAATCTTGACGCCATAATTGCTATCGGTTACAGAGTAAACTCTAAACAAGCAACTCAATTCCGTATTTGGGCTACCAAGACATTAAAAGAATTTATTATTAAAGGATTTGTTCTAGACGACAAACGATTAAAACAAGGTGGTCAGGTATTTGGCAAAGATTACTTTGAAGAATTACTGGAGAGAATTCGGGAAATCCGAGCCTCAGAAAGAAGATTTTATCAAAAAATAACCGATATATATGCTCAATGTAGTATTGATTACGATTATAAATCAGATTTAACTTTAAACTTTTATAAAACCGTTCAAAATAAATTTCATTGGGCAGTTACCGGAAATACAGCGGCAGAAATTATTGAAAAAAGAGCAAACGCTGAAAACCCGAATATGGGATTAACTACTTGGAAGAATTCACCTGACGGAAAAATTCTGAAGTCAGATACAAACATTGCAAAAAACTATTTATCGGAAAAGGAAATAAGTGAATTAAACAGACTTGTCGAATTATACTTGAATTTTGCTGAATTACAAGCAGAAAGAAATATTCCAATGAAAATGAATGAGTGGATTGAAGCATTGGATTCGTTTTTAAAAATTAATCGTTATGATTTATTGAATAATCCGGGAAAAATATCACACGAAATAGCCATTAAAAAAGCTGAATCAGAATATTTAAAATTCAGAAAGATTCAAGACCAAAAATTTATTTCTGACTTTGATAAAGAGGTAAAAAAATTAAAAAGAAAAAATGAGAAACCCAAGAATAGTCTTAAAAGATGAACTTATGTCTATCGGCATTTTCGAAACCACTGATAAAAGCTCATTAAAAAATTCATATTTGGCGGAAAAATTTGAAAACTTGCTCCCAATTAAATAATAAAACAGCAATACTTAAAATAAATTTCAACTCGCTTGTACTTAAATTTCTTGTCTCAATTTATTTAGCCAATATAATTTCAGAATTTAAAAAAACAACAGGAATAAATAATTAAAAATTCATTGAATAATATCCTTAAGCAAATAAAAATACTAGATAAACGTAAACTTTTAATTTATCTTTTTTCTTACGCTTTTTACCGGATAATCAATAACTTTTTTTCGTTTACCGTTCTTCACTTATTTCATGAAGAAAACTTTCAGGAAAACTGGTCGGATCATAGTGTGCCTTGCGGAACAACACCTCACGCCTTAATCCTTTCGTTTCAGGTTTTTAAAATAATATTATTCGTCTTTTTTATAAATTTCCTAATACGAAAACCCGAAGGCCTAGTAAAGGAATTTTTTATTGCTTATTTTATTTACGACTTAGTTTATATACTTTCATTTATTTGGGAATTAATACCCTTTCCATTTAACCTCAACACCTGGTGGACGCTCAATTCCAGTGGACAAATATTTCTTGCTCACTACTTTCGCTATCTCGATTTAATTTTTGCGGGACTTTGGTCCATAGCCCTTCTATTGGCGTTATTTAAGCACAACAAACTCTCTTTAAAATTTATGCTGATTCGACTTGTCCTCATTCCGATTTCCGTTCCGCTTATTTACCGGATAATATTTTATTTGGAAAATTGATTTAACGAAATGACTCAAAAATTCAAAACTTAGTCTCTCCAAAAAATTAAGAAATTATATTCTAATGTTTTCGTGCATGAATCCTCTTTCGATATACGCTTTATTAATTTTCATGAATTTATTTTTTTAAGGCCTAAATTTATTACCTTCATGTAAACATTAACACGCAAACCATGAATACCAAATTATCTTATTTACTGCTTGTAGTTGCTTTTTATTCTTGCAAGAAAAATAAACTAAAAAATGAATATGCTGCTTTTATTGGTAATTACACTTGGAGCTATACGATGTTAAATGATAATAATATTTTTAGTAATACCAGCACTTCGTTAACACCAAACACAACGGGTTATTCGGTTACATTCGAATTAAATGATAAAGGAGAAGCTATTTTTATGAAAAACGGAACGGTATTAACCAAAAATAAATACTCCATCACCGAAAAAGAAAGTTACTCGCCCGGAAATGCTAAAATTACCATTAAACTGAAAAGAAAAACCGGTGAGTTAAATATCTCCAAGGATAATTTAACCCTAAGACTTTCGGGAGATACCTTGCTCGGAATTGACGAATTTCCCTTTCCGGCCATTGACAAAGTTGATAATTACAAATCAGGCTATAGCCAAAACGAAAATAAATTCATAAAACAATAATAGACAAAATGGGCTCTCATGCACTTAATCTTGCTCTTCGTTTTATTTTAGAATTAACTGCGCTTTTTGCAATGGGTTATTGGGGGTATAAACAAAGCGATCAGTGGTATCGTTTCATCTTTGCTTTCGCCTTACCCTTGGCTTTTGCAATTGTTTGGGGAGTTTTTAATGTCCCTCAAGACCCCAGTCGTTCAGGCAATGCCCCGGTAGTAGTTAGCGGATTTGTTCGCTTACTTATAGAACTTTTTATTTTTACTTTCGCTGCCTTATTGATTTATAAATCCGGATTTGCTAAATACAGTATCGTTTTCGGAATTATTGTACTATTTCATTATACTTTATCATACGATCGAATACTATGGCTTATTAAAAAATAAATACTATGCCCAATTATTTATATCAAGATAACTTACAAAGCGAAAGACTTCTCACTCGCAAATTAATTTCAGAGGATTTCGAAAGTTGGGCAAATTTTTTCAGAGATAAAGAAGCCATGGAACATTTTCCCTATGCCGGTGAACTTAGTGAAGAAGAGCGCGCTAAACTTTGGATTGAGAAACAACTCAAACGCTATGAAAATCAACAATTCGGATTACAAGCTTTAGTTGATAAAAAAACGAATGCCTTTGTTGGACAATGTGGTTTACTTTTACAAACCGTGGATGAACAAAGCGAAATTGAAGTCGGCTATCACATTTTTAAAAAATACTGGGGGCAAGGGTTTGCTCCTGAGGCAGCCAAACTATTTATCAATTTTGCATTTGAGCATCAACTTACACAGTCCGTGATTTCCATTATAAATGTGAACAACTTAAAATCACAGCGCGTTGCAGAAAAAAACGGATTGAGCCGAGAAAAACAAACAACTTGGTCGGGTATGGACGTTTTTATTTATCGTATTCATGAAATTCATATACTATAATAAGCAATATATAATGTAGTGTAATTTTTAAATGGGCATTCAAATAAA from Sphingobacteriaceae bacterium includes the following:
- a CDS encoding aldehyde dehydrogenase family protein, whose amino-acid sequence is MDRIEILKTYKIYIGGQFPRTESGRYYELKNKKNTIANICLSSRKDFRNAVVAARSAFNSWSTRAAFNRSQIIYRIAEMLEGRKAQFVEEMLSMGIPKKTAEAEVKQSVDRLVHYAGWCDKYKQLFSSVNPVSTPHFNFSVPEPMGVISVIAPEESTLLGLISVICPVIAGGNTCVVLASEKLPLCAISFAEVLATSDLPAGVVNIITGTTKELHTHFSSHMDVNATVYCRKSKEEIKSIGENASLNVKRTFFWNKDWTKPENQNPYLIMDLQEIKTTWHPIENIGAGGAKY
- a CDS encoding virulence RhuM family protein, which codes for MAKSTPNQSDFIIYTSQDGEVRVDVFVNDETVWLTQKAMSHLFGCSSDNISLHLKNIFKEGELDKESVTEEFSATASDGKNYKTHFYNLDAIIAIGYRVNSKQATQFRIWATKTLKEFIIKGFVLDDKRLKQGGQVFGKDYFEELLERIREIRASERRFYQKITDIYAQCSIDYDYKSDLTLNFYKTVQNKFHWAVTGNTAAEIIEKRANAENPNMGLTTWKNSPDGKILKSDTNIAKNYLSEKEISELNRLVELYLNFAELQAERNIPMKMNEWIEALDSFLKINRYDLLNNPGKISHEIAIKKAESEYLKFRKIQDQKFISDFDKEVKKLKRKNEKPKNSLKR
- the recA gene encoding recombinase RecA, which translates into the protein MARKNAEDLMEEEINKTVNAEKLKALQLTLDKLEKTYGKGTIMKLGDSQVEHIEAISTGSLGLDIALGIGGLPKGRVVEIYGPESSGKTTLAIHAIANVQKTGGIAAIIDAEHAFDRFYAEKLGVNTENLLISQPDNGEQALEIADNLIRSGAVDLVVIDSVAALTPKAEIEGEMGDSRMGLQARLMSQALRKLTGTINKTGCCCIFINQLREKIGIMFGNPETTTGGNALKFYASVRLDIRRISQIKDGETVSGNRARVKVIKNKVAPPFRMAEFDIIFGEGISKVGEIIDIGVEKGIIKKSGSWFSYDDTKLGQGRESVKALFIENPDLAEEIENKIKEALKAEAAG
- a CDS encoding YrdB family protein — encoded protein: MGSHALNLALRFILELTALFAMGYWGYKQSDQWYRFIFAFALPLAFAIVWGVFNVPQDPSRSGNAPVVVSGFVRLLIELFIFTFAALLIYKSGFAKYSIVFGIIVLFHYTLSYDRILWLIKK
- a CDS encoding GNAT family N-acetyltransferase encodes the protein MPNYLYQDNLQSERLLTRKLISEDFESWANFFRDKEAMEHFPYAGELSEEERAKLWIEKQLKRYENQQFGLQALVDKKTNAFVGQCGLLLQTVDEQSEIEVGYHIFKKYWGQGFAPEAAKLFINFAFEHQLTQSVISIINVNNLKSQRVAEKNGLSREKQTTWSGMDVFIYRIHEIHIL